One Spinacia oleracea cultivar Varoflay chromosome 4, BTI_SOV_V1, whole genome shotgun sequence DNA segment encodes these proteins:
- the LOC110777925 gene encoding vesicle-associated protein 4-1, which translates to MSMASSGGGNNTSEVKLWKLCKFWQSNTTNNNNHTSSSSSSTQQLHHSSQNYRSNYDANHMGIGGGGGGINGVLKPKPTVSSVARSLLPAKRRLRLDPANNLYFPYEPGKQVKSAVKIKNTSKSHVAFKFQTTAPKSCYMRPPGGILAPGESIVATVFKFMEQPENNEKMQDLKRKVKFKIMSLKVKEETEYAPELFDEQRDQATIERVLLAIFLDPDRPSSALEKLKRQLAEADAAVETRKKPPADNGPKVVGEGLVIDEWKERREKYLAQQQGEAVDLSV; encoded by the exons ATGTCCATGGCGTCTTCCGGCGGAGGTAACAATACTTCAGAAGTGAAGCTATGGAAGCTTTGTAAATTCTGGCAGTCAAATactaccaataataataatcatactTCTTCTTCGTCTTCTTCTACTCAACAACTTCATCATAGTAGCCAAAATTACCGCTCTAATTATGATGCTAATCACATGGGGAtcggtggtggtggcggtggaATTAATGGTGTTTTGAAGCCGAAACCGACGGTGTCTTCTGTGGCGCGTTCTTTACTTCCGGCGAAACGACGTCTTCGGCTTGATCCTGCGAACAATTTGTACTTTCCTT ATGAACCGGGTAAACAAGTTAAGAGTGCAGTGAAGATTAAGAACACCAGCAAATCCCATGTAGCTTTCAAG TTTCAAACAACTGCACCAAAAAGCTGCTACATGCGCCCACCTGGTGGCATCCTTGCTCCTGGAGAAAGTATTGTAGCAACTG TCTTTAAGTTCATGGAGCAGCCTGAGAACAACGAAAAAATGCAAGACCTCAAGAGGAAAGTCAAATTTAAGATTATGAGTCTAAAGGTGAAAGAAGAAACAGAATATGCACCTGAGCTG TTTGATGAGCAAAGGGACCAGGCCACCATAGAACGTGTATTACTCGCCATATTCTTGGATCCTGACCGTCCTAGTTCG GCATTGGAAAAGCTGAAACGCCAATTGGCTGAAGCTGATGCTGCTGTTGAAACTCGGAAGAAACCTCCAGCAGATAATGGTCCAAAGGTGGTTGGTGAAGGTCTCGTCATAGATGAATGG AAAGAGCGCAGAGAAAAATATCTGGCACAGCAGCAGGGCGAAGCAGTGGATCTATCCGTTTGA